In Pyrus communis chromosome 1, drPyrComm1.1, whole genome shotgun sequence, the following are encoded in one genomic region:
- the LOC137728378 gene encoding uncharacterized protein, translating into MAKEPEIEDWRTSIIQYLKDPSFLTSKKIRQQTTKFVMWDKTLLRNTSDGLLLKCLGLEESMRVMAEVHEGICGAHQVGINMRWLLRRYGYFQPDMEKDCKAYARGCEECQGHGPLQYTPSVPLNTVVKPWPFRGWAIDFIGQIYPVPAKSTPS; encoded by the coding sequence ATGGCTAAAGAGCCTGAGATAGAGGACTGGAGAACATCTATTATCCAGTACTTAAAGGACCCTTCTTTTCTCACTAGTAAGAAGATCAGACAACAAACGACTAAGTTTGTTATGTGGGATAAAACGTTGCTAAGAAATACTTCAGATGGGCTTTTGTTAAAATGCTTAGGTTTAGAAGAATCAATGAGGGTGATGGCTGAGGTGCATGAAGGCATTTGTGGAGCACACCAAGTCGGGATAAATATGAGATGGTTGCTAAGAAGATATGGCTACTTCCAGCCTGACATGGAGAAAGATTGTAAAGCTTATGCTAGAGGATGTGAAGAATGTCAAGGACATGGACCTCTCCAGTACACACCATCAGTGCCATTGAACACAGTAGTCAAGCCATGGCCTTTCAGAGGATGGGCCATAGACTTTATCGGGCAAATTTACCCAGTTCCAGCAAAGAGCACACCCTCATAA